The genome window TGGATTATTGAGTAAAGATGAACTTAGAAGTGCCTCAAAAGTTTTTTTTCAGATTACCAATCTGCAGATGATTGAAAGAATGAAAACAAATGCAAATCTGACTGAAATCTATATAAAGCCTGATGTTAAAAATTATGGAGTAGTATCTTTTGAAAAAGCGGCAGAAATTATTAAAAAAGGCGAGGACGCTGCTTTTTCTATATATGAAAAAATAGATCTTTTGGTAGATAAGGCTAATCCATATCACAAACCCAAACTGAAAGTGCAGACCGACAGCTTGAATATTGTCAGCATAAAAATAAATGAACTCAAAAATTATTCAAGGGATTATATTATTGGTAAATTAAATTTTAAGCCCAAGTCTAAAATTAGCTTTAGAGATTTGGAAACAGGAATAAATAACCTGAATGCTACACAGAATTTTAGCAATGTCAGTTATTATTTTGACAAAAACGGAGAATACGATGACTTGGTTCTTACTTTAACGGAAAGTCCTGTAAAGACAAATTTAAAATTTGCACTGCATTACGATGGCTTGTACAAAAGTGCTGTTCTTGCTAATATTACCAATAAAAAAACTTTTTTCAAAAATGACTTTTTATCTGCCGATTTGGTTTTGGGAGATAACCTAAGGTATTATTTTGATTATTATATTGATAACGGATTTCAATTGAGTTATGGTTTTAAATCACAATTGAACCAGTTTAATAAAAATGTACCTGTCAGCGTAATAACATACAACATTAACGGTATAAATTCTATAAATATTGATTATTTAAATTTGTCAAATCAAGTATACATTCAATCCTTATTTGCGCAAAAATTTCTTATTGGTGTTGGAGCAGAGTTCGAATATCTGGACATTTCTTCGGAAACACTTGAGCTGAATTCAAATATTACAAAGAGTACATACGGCAGTGTTTTCGGGTATATTAAATACGATTCCTACGATAATAAATACTTCCCAAAAAAGGGATGGTATTTCTCAGCAAACCCTCAGTTTTATATGTTTTCTTCAGAGAGTGATGCTAATTTTAATCCTTTTTTTATAGTAAAAGGCGAAGCAGGTATTGCAAAAACAGTTTTTAAAAATGCAACCATTAAATTTCAAACCGAGGCAGGAACACCTGTTGGTGATAAAAGCATACCTTATTTCGATTTTATTTTAGGGGGTTATGGATATTATAATACCAACAATTTCAAGTATTTTTATGGTTATGATTTCTTAAGTATTTCAGGAAGCGGTTATTTGGAATCAACCATTACATTTGATTATGAAGTTTTCAAAAAAAACCATATTAATTTTTCTGCTAATTATGCTAATCTAGGCGATGATCTTTATAAATCGTTAGATTGGATTTCTTTGCCAAAGTATTCAGGATATGCTTTGGGTTATGGATTGGAAACTGTTATTGGACCAGTTGAGATAAAATATTCATGGTCACCGGAAATTTCCAATTCTTATCTTTGGTTTTCTGTTGGATTTATTTTTTGATTTACATTTTTTATTAAAAAAAATTACGACATTTGTAATTATGAAAGCAAATTGGAAAGGTTTATTAGAATATCTTCAATTCTTAATCAAGAGAAATCCAGAGTGATTTTTTTTAATTGGTTAATTCTTCAATTAGAAAATTAGATAATTCTATAAGGAGATCTGATTTGTAAAAACAGTTTTTAATTGTTTTCATTTCTTTTTTCAATGATATAGTAATTGTTATAATTTTCTAATTAACACATTTTCTAATTTTCTAATTTAAAAAGTCATGCCAATATATCATAAACTGGGAAATATCCCTCCAAAGCGGCACACCCAATTTGAAAATCCAAAAGGAGGACTGTATTATGAACAGCTTTTTGGGACAGAGGGTTTTCATGGCAATTCTTCATTGTCATATCATATTCACAGACCTACTCAGGTCAAGGAAATTTTAAAATCATATTCAGTCGAACCCAAAATAGCCATTGGGAAAAACATAAAATCACTATTATTAAAAGGTTTCGAATTAAAACCCGAAGACGATTTTTTGGACAGCCGTAAGCCCATGCTGGTCAATAGAGACTGCATCATCGGACTGGCCGCGCCTAGAAGATCCCTAACCGCATATTTCTATAAAAATGCTGATGCCGACGAAATGATTTTCATTCACAAAGGCAAAGGAAAACTCCGCACTATGCTTGGAAATATTCCTTTTGAGTACGGCGATTATCTGATTATTCCGCGCGGTATTATTTACCAGATTGAATTTGACACAGAAGAAAACCGCTTATTTTATGTAGAATCCTATTCTCCGTTTTACACGCCAAAACGTTACAAAAATGCATCGGGACAGCATTTGGAACATTCGCCTTTTTGCGAACGCGATTTTATTTTGCCTAACGAACTAGAATCTCATGACGAAAAAGGAGATTTTATTATCAAAATAAAAAAGGAAGGAATGATGCACGAAGTGGTTTATGCCACGCATCCTTTTGATGTTGTGGGCTGGGATGGTTATAATTTTCCATACGGTTTCAGTATACACAACTTCGAGCCTATAACTGGACGCGTACATCAGCCGCCGCCAGTTCATCAAACTTTTGAAACGGGAACTTTTGTGGTTTGCTCATTTGTGCCAAGATTATACGATTATCATCCAAAATCCATTCCGGCGCCATACAATCACAGCAATATTGACAGCGATGAGGTTTTGTATTATGTAGACGGCGATTTCATGAGCCGAAATAATATCGAGCAGGGACACATTACACTGCATCCAAAAGGAATTCCTCACGGACCAGCACCCGGCGCGATGGAGCGAAGCATCGGACATAAGGAAACTCAGGAATTAGCCGTAATGGTCGATACTTTTCACCCGCTTATGGTGACCGAAGAAGCCATGGGAATTGATGACGGACAGTATTATAAATCTTGGACAGAATAAAAAAAATATTTTACCGCAAAGAACTCAAGAAAAGTTCACGCAAAGAACACAAAGCTTTGCGGAACTTTGCGTAAAACTTTGCGCTCTCTGCGGTAAGAAAAACACAATCTACAACAATATTTCGGTTCGTCAAATAAACGATTGACCGATTAAACAAATAAACATCATGAGTAAAGAAATAAAATCAGTAGAATACGGATTAGAGAAAATATTTGAAGGAGCACAGGATTTCCTTCCGTTATTAGGAACCGATTATGTAGAATTCTACGTAGGCAACGCAAAACAATCGGCTCATTATTATAAAACCGCTTTTGGTTATCAGTCATTGGCTTATGCCGGACTGGAAACGGGCGTAAAAGACAAAGCTTCATATGTTTTGAAACAAGACAAAATCCGAATTGTTTTGACAACTCCTTTAACGCAGGACTCTCCAATCCATGATCATTTGAAAAAGCACGGAGACGGCGTAAAAGTAGCCGCACTTTGGGTAGAAGATGCCCGAAGCGCTTATGAAGAAACAATGAAACGCGGCGCTCGTTCTTTTATGGAACCAACAGTAGAGCAGGATGAGTATGGAGAAGTAGTGCGTTCTGGAATTTATACGTATGGAGAAACGGTTCATATTTTTGTGGAACGAAAAAATTATAAAGGTGTTTTCCTGCCAGGTTACAAAGAGTGGAAATCCGATTATAATCCAGAACCAACGGGGCTTAAATATATAGATCACATGGTAGGAAATGTGGGCTGGAACGAAATGAATACTTGGGTTAAATTTTATGAAGATGTGATGGGATTTGTGAATTTCCTGTCATTTGATGACAAACAAATCAATACCGAATACTCAGCTTTGATGAGTAAAGTAATGTCCAATGGCAACGGAAGAATCAAATTCCCTATCAATGAACCAGCCGAAGGAAAGAAAAAATCGCAAATCGAAGAATACCTGGATTTTTACGGAGGACCAGGAATTCAGCACATCGCCATTGCTACTGACGATATTATAAAAACAGTTTCGGAGTTGAAAGCGAGAGGAGTGGAGTTTTTATCGTCCCCTCCTCACGCTTACTATGAAGCTATTCCCGAGAGATTGGGCGTACACATGAGTATGATGAAAGAAGATTTGAATGAAATAGAAAAACTGGCGATTATGGTTGATGCCGATGAAGACGGTTATTTATTGCAGATTTTTACCAAACCTGTTCAAGACCGTCCTACCTTGTTTTTTGAAATTATTCAGCGAATGGGAGCCAAAGGATTTGGTGCGGGGAACTTTAAAGCACTTTTTGAATCTATTGAGCGTGAACAGGAATTACGAGGAACTCTGTAAAATTCAATTATTTTTACATTATCAAAAAAAATAATAGTTAAAGAACCCTTAAAGGTGCAAATGTTGTGTTAAACTTGGTTTTTTGCTAAAAATAATTCGATTTATGCAATAACTTTGCACCTGTAAACAACGAAGGGGTGGTTTCCTTCTTAGTTTCATATAAATTTTCATAATTTATAGTTTTTTGGTTAGTTAATAGCATAAAAACTCAGTCATTAATTTGACTGAGTTTTTTTGTTTTAATACATTTGAGATTTATTTTTTATAATATATCGAAATCCAATGAAAAAAATTATAATTTTCTTGTTAGTGATTATCACTTTAGGTTTCGATACACAAAAGGAGGAAGCTTTTGCTGCAGGCGAATTTCTAAAGTTTAGAGTTCATTACGGTATTATAAATGCAGGTTATGCAACTATCGAAGTTAAGGATGAAACACTGAATAATGAGCCAGTTTTTCATGTAATAGGAAAAGGCTTTTCTACAGGTATGACCAAATTCTTTTTTGAAGTTGAGGATGTTTATGAAAGCTATATAGACAAAGAAACCAGGAACCCGTATCGTTTTGTTCGAAAAATCAATGAAGGCGGTTATACCAAAAATCAGGAAGGATTTTTCAATCAGAGAACTAACAGGATATTGGTAAAAGATTATAAACACAAAACAGAAAAGGCTTTCGATTTTCCCAAAAACGCGCAGGATATTCTTTCCTCATTTTATTATCTGCGCAATTATCCCAATATCAATAAAATAAAAGCTGGAGAATCTGTTATTATCGACATGTTTTTTGATGGAGAGATTACAAAATTTAAGTTAAAATTTATAGGTAGAGAAGATATTAAAACTAAATTTGGAGTCGTTTCGACCATGATTTTTAGACCTTTGGTGCAGTCTGGACGTATATTTAAAGAAGAGGAAAGTTTAACTTTATGGATTTCAGACGACTATAATAAGATCCCCGTTCGGATAAAAGCAACACTTTTGGTAGGGTCTTTAAAAGCGGATTTGGAAGATTACAAAGGGTTAAATAATCCGTTTAAATTAAAAGCAAAATGACAATAAATGATACCACAGCATCAATTTTAGATGAAATTGATCAAAAATTCCAGCAGATTAATCAAAAAACGGAAACCCATCTTGAAGGATTGCTTTGGTCAAAACCAATAACATATTGGGATTATATACAGACAGATGCTTTATTGAATCTGCAGATTCAGAGAACAACACTGCCCGATGAAATGGTTTTTATAATGTATCATCAAGTCAATGAACTGCTTTTTAAAATGATACTTTGGGAAATGCATCAGATTTCCTATGCTGAAAAATTGACGGCAGTTTTTTTTACCGAAAGGTTAATGAGAATCAGCCGATACTTTGATATGCTTACCACTTCTTTTGATATTATGGGCGATGGAATGGAGGTAGAGCAATACATGAAGTTTAGAAATACGCTGACTCCGGCAAGCGGTTTTCAAAGCGCACAGTACAGAATGATAGAGATTGCTTCCACGGATTTAATTAATCTTATCGATTACCGTTTTCGTTCCACTATTGACCGAAATACGCCTTATGAACACGCCTTGGATCATATGTATTGGCAGGCTGCAGGAAAGGATCATCAAACAGGCGAGAAGTCCTATTTACTTTTAGAATTTGAACGTAAATACAAAGCGGCATTTATAACTCAAATGAAAGAATACAACACGATAAACCTTTGGCAGAAATTCAAACAGCTGCCAGATACTGACCGTGAAAATCCCGAATTAGTTAAGGCGATGCGTCATTATGACCATACAGTAAATGTTACTTGGGTTATGGGACATCTGAATGCTGCCAGAAAATATATTGATAACGGTAAAGGAGACGGTGAAGCCACCGGCGGGAGCGAT of Flavobacterium marginilacus contains these proteins:
- a CDS encoding patatin-like phospholipase family protein; protein product: MRIEATAKRQQPKVKIDFVCIEWAKVGSSLFFILKAFFLIAYCLLPIASNAQDAPKRPKIGLVLSGGGAKGFAHIGVLNVLEDAGIKIDYIGGTSMGAVIGGLYAMGYNAKQIDSIIDTTNFSNVINDFIPRSSKNFYEKRNDELYALILPFNKFSIGTPEGLSKGMYNFNLLSRLTFPVRHVRNFNELPIPFVCVGTNIALGEQVVFDKGILSQAITGSASLPSIFAPIIIDNNLIIDGGVINNYPIDEVRKMGADIIIGVDVQSGLLSKDELRSASKVFFQITNLQMIERMKTNANLTEIYIKPDVKNYGVVSFEKAAEIIKKGEDAAFSIYEKIDLLVDKANPYHKPKLKVQTDSLNIVSIKINELKNYSRDYIIGKLNFKPKSKISFRDLETGINNLNATQNFSNVSYYFDKNGEYDDLVLTLTESPVKTNLKFALHYDGLYKSAVLANITNKKTFFKNDFLSADLVLGDNLRYYFDYYIDNGFQLSYGFKSQLNQFNKNVPVSVITYNINGINSINIDYLNLSNQVYIQSLFAQKFLIGVGAEFEYLDISSETLELNSNITKSTYGSVFGYIKYDSYDNKYFPKKGWYFSANPQFYMFSSESDANFNPFFIVKGEAGIAKTVFKNATIKFQTEAGTPVGDKSIPYFDFILGGYGYYNTNNFKYFYGYDFLSISGSGYLESTITFDYEVFKKNHINFSANYANLGDDLYKSLDWISLPKYSGYALGYGLETVIGPVEIKYSWSPEISNSYLWFSVGFIF
- a CDS encoding homogentisate 1,2-dioxygenase: MPIYHKLGNIPPKRHTQFENPKGGLYYEQLFGTEGFHGNSSLSYHIHRPTQVKEILKSYSVEPKIAIGKNIKSLLLKGFELKPEDDFLDSRKPMLVNRDCIIGLAAPRRSLTAYFYKNADADEMIFIHKGKGKLRTMLGNIPFEYGDYLIIPRGIIYQIEFDTEENRLFYVESYSPFYTPKRYKNASGQHLEHSPFCERDFILPNELESHDEKGDFIIKIKKEGMMHEVVYATHPFDVVGWDGYNFPYGFSIHNFEPITGRVHQPPPVHQTFETGTFVVCSFVPRLYDYHPKSIPAPYNHSNIDSDEVLYYVDGDFMSRNNIEQGHITLHPKGIPHGPAPGAMERSIGHKETQELAVMVDTFHPLMVTEEAMGIDDGQYYKSWTE
- the hppD gene encoding 4-hydroxyphenylpyruvate dioxygenase translates to MSKEIKSVEYGLEKIFEGAQDFLPLLGTDYVEFYVGNAKQSAHYYKTAFGYQSLAYAGLETGVKDKASYVLKQDKIRIVLTTPLTQDSPIHDHLKKHGDGVKVAALWVEDARSAYEETMKRGARSFMEPTVEQDEYGEVVRSGIYTYGETVHIFVERKNYKGVFLPGYKEWKSDYNPEPTGLKYIDHMVGNVGWNEMNTWVKFYEDVMGFVNFLSFDDKQINTEYSALMSKVMSNGNGRIKFPINEPAEGKKKSQIEEYLDFYGGPGIQHIAIATDDIIKTVSELKARGVEFLSSPPHAYYEAIPERLGVHMSMMKEDLNEIEKLAIMVDADEDGYLLQIFTKPVQDRPTLFFEIIQRMGAKGFGAGNFKALFESIEREQELRGTL
- a CDS encoding DUF3108 domain-containing protein translates to MKKIIIFLLVIITLGFDTQKEEAFAAGEFLKFRVHYGIINAGYATIEVKDETLNNEPVFHVIGKGFSTGMTKFFFEVEDVYESYIDKETRNPYRFVRKINEGGYTKNQEGFFNQRTNRILVKDYKHKTEKAFDFPKNAQDILSSFYYLRNYPNINKIKAGESVIIDMFFDGEITKFKLKFIGREDIKTKFGVVSTMIFRPLVQSGRIFKEEESLTLWISDDYNKIPVRIKATLLVGSLKADLEDYKGLNNPFKLKAK
- a CDS encoding tryptophan 2,3-dioxygenase family protein, whose product is MTINDTTASILDEIDQKFQQINQKTETHLEGLLWSKPITYWDYIQTDALLNLQIQRTTLPDEMVFIMYHQVNELLFKMILWEMHQISYAEKLTAVFFTERLMRISRYFDMLTTSFDIMGDGMEVEQYMKFRNTLTPASGFQSAQYRMIEIASTDLINLIDYRFRSTIDRNTPYEHALDHMYWQAAGKDHQTGEKSYLLLEFERKYKAAFITQMKEYNTINLWQKFKQLPDTDRENPELVKAMRHYDHTVNVTWVMGHLNAARKYIDNGKGDGEATGGSDWKKYMHPRYQRRIFFPELWSKEELANWGVEN